CATTATGGCTTTTGTAAAGCAGGATGTGGAGTCCGGCTGCTTTGCCGGAGAAACGGTGGAAAAGCTGACATTGACCCATCCCGTGGTATGCACCGAAGCCTACAAAGCGTTACTCAAAACAGCAGCGGAGAAGGCAGGATTCAAACAAGTGGATCTTATGGAAGAGCCGGTGGCGGCTGCCATGGGATCTGCATCAAGCGGCGTTGATGTGGGGCGCGGGATACTGGTGTACGACTTTGGCGGCGGCACCTTTGATGTTGCTTTTGTCATGCGGGATGACAACGGTCAGTTTCACATACCCTTTTCTCCCCTTGGAGATCCCTGGTGTGGGGGTGATGATCTGGATATGCGTCTATACGAATACTGGGACCGGGAAGCGCAAAAGCAAAAAGGACGTTCCATTAACGGAAGTGCAGGAGAACTTGATGCCGGGTTTCTTCTTCGATGCCGACGGCACAAGGAGAACATTTCCCGTATAGAAAAAATGACCTTTACGGAATACCTGCCTTCCCAGGACGGCGTATCGTATTCTGAAGAAAACAAATTGACTATGACACTGGATAGAAATATCGCCAAACAGCTTTTCATGACTGATGTGGGCCGAACCATCGATATCACAAAGCGAATGCTAAGCAATGTGGAGAATGCCGGCCACAAAGTCGACACGGTCATATTGATCGGAGGCTCTTCCAGGCTTCCCATGGTCAAGGAACTTCTCAAGGATAGTTTACCTGTTAACCCATTGGAAACCATGCATGTTGATGTCGCGGTGGCCATGGGCGCTGTTTGTAAAGCGGCCCCAGAATCTCAGCCCGTACCTAACCCACAGATCAAAGAGACACAACCACTTTCATCCAAAAATGAGCGAGAATCGAACCCCATATCGGAAGGGTCATTTTATCCGATTGTTGATGAAGCAAAATGTGTTGGATGCGAAGGATGCGTAGAGGTTTGCCCTGCTGAAGTGTTTGAAATGATAGATAACAAGTCTGTTCCTGTTAATGCGGAAGAATGCATGGGTTGCGAAAACTGCCTTATAATTTGTGAAGAAAATGCAATTGCACTCGAAGGACAATTAAAACCGAAAAACAAACCGGAACCGCAGACCATATCAAAACCCCCAAAAGAGGATGGTAATGCTCAAGAAATAGAAAAAAAAATTACTCGTATGCTTGAAGCTGGGGGTTTTAAAAAAGCAACGTTTATAGGAAACAATATTTTTTCGTCATACTTTACATATCAGTTTAGGTGGAAAGCTCCCTTATTAGAAATTTATTCTAATTATAAAATATGTTTCTTCATTTTGAAAATAACAGAGCCACCTGTTAATGTTAACAATATAAAAGATGCTGCAGACGTTCTTATAAAAAGGAGAACGAGTAATAAAGTTAATTTTGTGTTCAACAATATAATTTTGCTACATGAAGATATGCTTATTAAACAAGATATTGATGACAAACTTCCTGCGGGTCTGTTTAATGCCAGAACAATACTTAAAAGCATAACAGCGATTGACACCATCAATAAAAAAGTTATTCAAAATAAAAGATTTTGTGGAAAATCCTGGACGGGAACTAGTGTACTTAAAGAGGTATTAAATAAATTACAAACAATTATTTATTAAAAAGCTAAATGTTTTTCATAACTTTCGGTTCGTTTATTTTTCAGATCAAAATCGATTTACGGAAAAAATAATCGGAAACTAAGGAAAAGTAGATATGGATACAGAACAATTTCTTCAAGAAACGAGTACACTACGTAACGATGTGATTTCTCTGTCCGACAAATACATTGAATCAGCCCAGACCATGAGCCTTCGTGAGATGGACGACGCTGCCATCCAAAGCGTAGAACGGCTCAAAAAAAACGAATTCAATATTCTCGTAGCCGGAGAAACCAAACGAGGCAAAAGTAGTTTCATCAATGCATTGCTTGGAAACAACTATCTGCCGGTGGATGACAGTATTGCCACCAGTCAGGCATTCGAGATCCGTCATTCGAAAGAGGAAGCCTATCGGCTTCGTTTTTCAGACGACTCTTTCCGGGAAATAGGCCGGGAAGAACTGGTGACATTCGGTTCCCAAAAGAAAATTGATGAAATGGGCGGTGTCCTGGAACTGGATGGCAAAACCCTGAGCGCCATAGAGGTGGATTGCCCGGCCCGTTTCCTGCCGCCAAACATCACGTTGGTGGATACACCGGGTATGGGAGCGGTTTACTCATTTCATACACAGATCACCCAGGCTTATGTGGCATTCTGTGATGCCGTTATCTTTGTTTTGGACAGTAACCGGCCGGTCCTGGAAGAGGAAATAATTTTCCTTAAAGAAATTCTTCGATTTACACCGCATATATTTTTCATCCAAACCAAAATCGATATCCATAAAGATACATGGGAAGAAGTGCTGAAAGACAATGAAAAGCGCCTCAACGAACAAATCGGTGATCAGCTCAGCACCACGCCCCGCGTATGGCCGATCTCCAATAAACATCTTTTGACTGCGGCCCAAAGCGAGGGGGAAAAACGGACGAACCATTACGTGAAAATCAGCCGCTTCGACGAGCTTAAAAATGAATTGAATCGATTTTTATTCTTTGTGTCCGGTATTGCCAAAACCAGTGAGACCTTGGCCTGCCTAAATGTGTATGGAAACGAGGTCTTTTCCGTAATTACGGGAAGATATAAGACAATACAAACCGGAAATCGCAATTCCATGGCGGACAAGATAGAAGAGTTGAAAGAAAAACAAAAGGCTCTCCAAGAGCAATGGGACCAAGATGGTGCATCTCTCAAAAAATCAGATGCAGGAGTAAAAGAGATGCTGAGTATTGCCCGCAGGGCTTTTGAACAGGAATTTGGCAAGGCCGGGAACGTATACAAAAATATCCAAGAGGAGCTTGAAGCAATAAAAAAAATTGGTAAGCTCAAAAAGTATACTGAAAATTTATTCACGCATCTATCTGAAAAGTATATGAACGTGATGCTTGAGTTAAATGCCTCCATTTTCAAAGAGTTAGAAACCGAATATATGAATATTTCCATACAATTAAGGAAATATGCACCCTATCCTGAAGATTTTTCAGGGGATTTTTCAAAACATTTCAAAAAGATGTTGGAAAAACATCTGCCGGTAATGGGCGGCGGCCGCCCGACAACTACTTGGATAAAGACGATATACAAAGTTACAGTAAAAGCGATGACGACTACTGTATTTCAACTCCCTGGGAAAATACAAAATTTTTTATTAGGGTTTGCTGAAAAGGAAAATCAGCTGATAAAAATACGAAAAGAAATCCTTTCCAACGCATTGTCCATACTTATAGATATTCATGCACAACTCAAATTCGTTGATTTCAAATCCGGAAAGCGTAAAGACGCAATAACGATGTATTTTGATGATTTATCTCGGGAATGGTCGACATGGATTAAGAAAATGATTGAAGGAAGGACCAAGGAACTTGACGAAGAATTGAAACGTCTAAACAAACAAATGGACATGGAAGGAGAGGCGCTGAAAAAAGAGCTTGAAAAGGCCAGTTGCGATGTGGCGACCTGGAAATCATTCATAGCAGACACCGACGGCCTGCTTAGTAAAGTTGATGAACTTGGTTCCATTCTTAATAATGGAGCCGCTTCATGAACAGCGACAACGCGCCTACTCCTTTCGAGACAACCATGAAAGCAGCCTGCCGGGAACTCAAAGGGCTTCCCTGGCAGACGGAAGCCCGAAAAACAGCAGAGCTACTTACCGCATCATTGAGCCATCCCTGCATTGTGGCGGTTTCCGGTGAAGTGAGTGCAGGAAAAAGCACCTTTATCAATGCGTTTTTAGGTGCAGATATTGCCGTCACCGGAGCCACAGCCACCACAGCGACCCTGACCTATTACCGCTATGGTGCCGGTGAAAAACATAAAACAGCCATTTGCCATTGGGAAAACGGCACTCAAACCCAAGAAGACCTGGAATTTATTACATCTTTACAGGGAGATGATCCGGAAACCCTGAAACGTTCGGGCGCTGTTCAATATATAGAGGTCTTTTTCGATCATCCCAACCTTCAGTTTGTCACCATTGCCGATACACCCGGGACAGAATCCATGATTGAAAGCCATCAGGAAAAAGCTGATATCATTGCCAACCGGAATTACAAAAAGACCGAAGAGGTAACCCAAAATGCTGATGCCGTGATTTATATGACCGGCTTTGTTCCCGGGAAAAAAGCGGGTAACTTTATCGCGGGATTTAACGAATCCGGAAGTGGAAAGGCTAATCCCATGAATGCGGTGGGCGTTATGGCAAAAATAGATAAAAATTGGAATATCCTGCAAAACCGTTATGATTTCTGCAATGATATTTCCCAGGCCATTCCCGCATTCAACACCGTGGCCCCCATATCGGCACTGCTGCAGGAAGCGGCAGACAAACTTCAGAAGGGTTCAAGAATCGAACCCTTGTGGACCCTTGTCAGAAATCTTCCGGAACCGGCGTTCGAAGAGCTGTTCATGGCTGCTGAAAATTTTGAAGAGATGGACGCTGAAGATCTGGCAGAGATCGCAGATGGCTTGAGTGAAGCTGATGTGGAACTGACCTTGAAAATGATCCCGTCATTGAACGAGCGGCGTCATCTGAGCCAGGGGATTGACTGGAGTGTCTTTCAGACCGCCTGCCGTTTATTCCGTCAGGAACCATCCCCGGATAAAGCGCTTGAATCATTGTATCTCCACTCAGGCGTTGACGCCTTTCGAAAGGTATTGGATCAGCATTTTTTTCAACGTTCCAAACTGTTGAAGGCGTATCGGGTCATGAGTGATTTTCACTGCTATCTGGATAATCTGCGCAAAAAACGAATTTATGAATCCAAAGATGAAATTGCTGAAAAGCATCGAAAAGGACAGCGTTTTCTGGAGCTGTTGAACCATGTGCCTAACAGTGAACCTGCCCTTTTCGAATTGATCGCTTTCATCAATGATCATTTTCCCGCCACAGCGGATACGGCACCATTTAAAGAACAGATCACCAAGGCCATTGTTCATGTCGAAGGGGCTTTGGATGAGTTGGAAGCCTGTAACGCCGATTTCAATGCTTTGAACCTGCTACAGGGCCACCGTGATTTTTTTACGGATGCTGAAATAAATGAGCTTGAATGCGTGTTGGGCCGATTCGGACTGGAGATCGAGGCGCGCCTCAGGCATCTCGAACAGGCGGACAGAAATGCGCTGGAAGATCGGATGCTCCACTGGCAGGGACAATCCATGTTCACAACGAAAGACAAGACGTTCATCATAGAACAGGTCAAAGTCCGCTACGCAAGGATGTACACACAACTTTTTAATTGAACCAGAAGGATAATTTGATGAACCACATTGGTCTGGATTGGGGCACAAATTATATTTCAGTGGGTTTTCAACCGCCGGGGAAAAAGGAACCTATAGCAGCAAAGTTCAGGGACAACGGTAAGGAAAAAATACCTTCCCTGGTATATTATTCTGAGTACGATACCCTTGTAGGCGAACAAGTTCAAAGTCATTTAGAGCAGATATCCCGGTACCTGCCTGAAGACCGCCTCAAATTTCATCAGGGAGTTGTCCGCAGTCTAAAACGCAACCTGAATCCTTCAGGTGCACACATGGTCCCGGGCAAAGGCCTGGTTTCTCACTTAGATATTGTACGGGATACCTTTGCCTATGTGAAAAAAGACATAGAAGCCGGATGTTTCGAAGATAAAGCGGTTGATAAGGTCACCCTGACCCATCCGGTGGTCTGCACAGAAGCGTATAAAAAAATGATTGAGACTGCCGCTCTCAATTCCGGTTTCAAAGAAGTGGAACTGCTGGAAGAGCCCATTGCAGCAGCCATGGGATACGCTTCCAGGGGCGCAGATGTAGGCCGGGGCATTCTGGTTTATGATTTTGGGGGCGGCACCTTTGACGTGGCCTTTGTTCTTAAAGAGGAAGACCATTTCCGTATTCCTATTCCTTCCATGGGAGACCCCATGTGCGGGGGGGATGACCTGGATATACGGCTGTATGAATATTGGAACCGGAAAGCACAGGAGGCCTTGGGGCGTCCGATTACCGATAAACCCGGGGAGATAGATACCGGATTCCTGTTTCGCTGTCGGTATCAGAAAGAAACACTTTCCCGCATTCCCAAAATGGAATTTATCGAGTACCTGCCAGACATTAATGGATCATCAGACCCTACGAACAACCGTTTGTCCTTAGTTTTGGAACAAAACACACTCAATCAAATGTTTGGTCAATTAATTAGCCGTACAGTTGAAATTACCGGAACTATGCTCAAAAAAGTCGAACAGGCCGGGTATAAAGTGGACACAGTCATTTTAATCGGCGGGGCTTCGAAGTGGCCCCTGGTTAAAGAGCTTTTAAAAGAAATGCTGCCGGTTACACCGATTGAAACCATGGATGTGGATGTGGCCGTAGCCATGGGGGCGGCTTGGAAAGCAGCTCCGGAACCTTGCCCAATGCCCAAGCCGCAGCCAAAAGAAGATGTAGAGAAGGTGTCACCTGATCCTGATACAGAATTCAATGATCAGGGAGAACAAAATAGCAATCCCGATCAACATGTCAGCGGAACCAATACAGATATTTCAGTTCCCCTTAGGATTATTTGGACGCTTGGGAAAGCATACAGTATAATTGGGGGAGTACTCGAGGATGGAATAAAATCCCTTGCTTTTTCTCCGGATGGGAAATTGTTGGCTTCGGCAAAATTTCCTTCTGGAGTTGACATCTGGGAAGTATCTACAAGCCATAAATTGAAGCATCTAGTTACTCCGGATCATGGCATAGATTTTTCTCCAGACGGCAAGTATTTGGCAACCTGCGGTCAGTATTGTAGAGCGGACCTATGGAGAGTTTCCGATTGGCGAAACACGCATCTACCCGATGCACAATTAAATAGACTTTTGCCTACCGCATATTAGCTTAATTTTTCTCCGGACGGACGCTTCCTGGCGATGGAATGTTCTCTGAAAATAGCTTTGTTTAAGTGTGAGACAAGACGAATATCTTCTTTTATTGAAGATGAAAACAAAATCCGAGAGTCTTTAGCTTTTTCTCCGGATAGCACTATATTGGCTTATTCAAAATCAGGTGAATCCGGAGAAGCAATCATCTTTAGGGGTATCTATAAAGATAGGGAACATGCGAGATTGGCCGGACATGATAAGAAAATTAATTCTTTGGCTTTCTCCCCGGACGGACGATTCCTCGCGTCGGCAGGTTCTGATAAAATTATTAAATTATGGGATTTAGTGAATTGGCGGGAAAAATATCATCTAACAGGTCATTTGAAGGCGGTTACCTCTGTATGTTTTTCCAGCGATGGACAGTTGCTTGCCTCCGGGAGCAAAGATAAAACGGTGAAGTTATGGGACGTTGCCAGCGGTAAAGAGTTGGGAACACTTGTTGGTCATGCCAAGGGCGTTTTATCAGTAGCCTTTTGCCCAGGTACGCGGATGCTGGCATCCGGTTGCAAAGATGGGACGATTAAATTGTGGCAGTGAAATCTCAATGATTTAAATCAGGAGATGTAATTATGATTCTATCGAGTATGCAGCCTACATTCCGCACCCTACATATTGATTTTTAGGTATTTTTTAATCAATATATAGTGGTTTTATTTTCCTGATTGTCAGCCCTGCTATTGAGAAGCTCTCAATTATTCTTACTACGCCGGTCAATCAGAATATTATTCGGCTTATTGACCCATTAATCGAATGACAAACTAAATTGAAGGTGCCGAATGTAGGATCCAGAAGTTGATCGATAAATTAAAGCAACCAGTTAGTGGTTCCAGGCAGCCAAGAGGCCGAAGACGAAATCAAGATTTCAGCACAGACAACGACTCAGACTTTGACACTGAGAATGAGGAAAACCAATACAAGGGTGCAAAAATAGTTTCCCCTGTTGATCCGGATGAACAACATATGATCTCAAAATTGGAAAATAAAAAATGGGTCAAATTGGTAGATGCAATATGTGAATTCATAACCGAAATTGACCGCCATGGGGGGCTTGATTCTGAACAACCTATGATTGACGCCCAAATGGTCATCAATCGTCTTCAGGAAATACTGATTCGAAATGATGTAGATGTATTAGATAAAAAAGAATCTTTTGACAACAAAAAGCATGAATCGGTCCCGCCCGGCATCACACCCAATGGAACCTCTGTTGATCAAATAAGCCGGTTTGGTTTTATGATTGACAACAGGGTCTTCCTGAAAGCTAAAGTCATCGTTGAAAAATAGCATCCAAGGCGTATTGTTATCTTTTTTTCAACAATTCTTCCCGGTATTGTTCTGCCTGCTCAGCCGCATTCCGGTGCTCCTCGGACTTACGAATATAATCGACATAATCAGAATCCTAAGGGGTCCAGGCGTTCAGCGGAATTCAGGTAATCTTGCGCCATATTTCGGTGATCTTGAGCTTTTTTCCCTTCAATTAAGCTCTGATGATAGCGGTGTGCTTCAATACGAGCTATTCTGCGACAATTATCTTGTCCGGTCGTAATCGTATTGCAAAAGGCTCGGTTACTTGTCAATTATAAAAAAAATCAAAACACCTGACAGATTTTATTAAGCTGGAGACTCTCAAGATTTAAAGAGAGGAGGTATGGGAATTCCTTTATTCATTTTTTAACCAGCATTGAAATAGCTTCGGAAGGCAAAAAAGTTGATACATTCCATTGGAAAATCAGACCCTGCAGATAAATCCTTACAGAAAATGAATTTATCAACTGCCTGCTTCGTTTAAGGGAGAAGTCAGATAAGTCAATTTGAAAAACTAAACATGACCGGTGTGCCGGTAAAAGGATGATGAGCTATGCCGATTATTGATAGAACGATTCGCTTGCTGTTGGATCACAGCGACACCATTGGCCGGATGATGCACGATAATTTCAGCAATTCGGCTTTGACACATATTGGCGACCGTAAACTGATGGTTTCCCAGGAGACCATCAGGATGGAACTGGAGAAAATCGAAGAGACGAAACCTTGGTTGAAGTCGCTGCAATGTCGGCCGGACGTTATCGAAATCGACCTTGAAGGAAAACGATTCGGTGCTGCCATGGGGGCACGACTGCTCCTCCGGATTGAAAAGATAATCGTGAAATATGAGGCGCAGTCCATTGTTTTACGTGTGGTTGAAGAGGCCACAGCGGGCCGCAATCTATGGGGAAAGATACTGTGCGGTGTCGGGTCCGCCATATTGGGCAGCTTTATGCAACACGCTTTGGAGGTTGGCAATCTGAAACGTTATGCAGACTTTGATGAAAGTAACCACTTGATGACCATCCGAATAGGCGAGCTGGATACGGTGAAGCGTATGTTGGATCCAAAGATTCCTGGTTGGCCGGAGTCTGCACCACTGAATTTTTTAGGTGTCGACGGCGCTGAGCATGTCGAGGAGGGGATAATTATGAATTTGGTTCCTTCACCCCTTTTCGAGCAGTGGCGGGAAAAATTACGGACGGCCGGTCAGTTGTTAAATCGGAAAAAAGATGTTCAGCCAAATGAGCAAACTAAAAACAATATCTATGAACGGACCCGTTCTGTAGTTTCGCGAGTTAAAAAAAGTAAATCGGACTTAAGAGAAATTGGGCAAACATGCAGAGGGGTTTTCAGACTGGGCAAAAGCTTTCACAGGGCTATGTGCAGTAGCGATTCCGGAAAAGTTAATAATCACGATGATGAAAATAAAACAATCTCGCAAAGCTCTGGGGAAAAAAGTCGAAAAACAACAAGCGTTGAAACTTCCGAGATGTCGGAAGGTGCACGATTTCTGATGGCTATGCTCGGGAAACCGACAGCCGGTACGGATCTTTCAAATAATTTGTTTTTGAAAAAGATGTTGGAACAATTAGGGTATGATTGTGATGCGATTATGGACGAACTGGAAACTATGGGACAGCGGGCATCATGCCGGTTATGCGCGACATGCCGGACCCAGACCCTTCATATGACCTCTTGTTGCCATAGGCCCATCTGCAACCCTTGTTTCCGAAAGCACCGTTTTTCTTCGGATGGTTCGGTGTACGAGCCGCTCGGGTACACAGGGCACCGGAAGCTGGGCGGCAGCTACGACTGGAAATGCCCCCACTGCGGACACTCTGCCTATGTGCTGGATTACGATCCCGACAGTGATGCTCTATCCTATGCCCGGATGAACGGCTATGAGCCGCCTGTGATCGTGGTTCGAATTGATGATCCGGAAAAGAAAACCGGATGGATATGAGGTTCGTGTTCTGCCGAGTTATTAGTCAATTTTATTTTGACAGAATAGATTGAGCTTGGAAAAACTTAACCAAGGGGAATGGCTTAAATTCAAACCCTTTTATGGTACTGAAAACTATCGGAATTTAAACGAGGGGGAGTTATGGGAATTCGTTTGTTAACTATTTTAATCAGCACAATAATGGTTTTCTTCGGATCAGTCGTTTTGGCAAAAGAGCCGGACACCCAAATCAGCAAAAAAGTTATTGACGCGAACTGTGATTTTTCAACCCGGCTTTACAAGCAATTGGCCGCTGAA
This window of the uncultured Desulfobacter sp. genome carries:
- a CDS encoding dynamin family protein — its product is MDTEQFLQETSTLRNDVISLSDKYIESAQTMSLREMDDAAIQSVERLKKNEFNILVAGETKRGKSSFINALLGNNYLPVDDSIATSQAFEIRHSKEEAYRLRFSDDSFREIGREELVTFGSQKKIDEMGGVLELDGKTLSAIEVDCPARFLPPNITLVDTPGMGAVYSFHTQITQAYVAFCDAVIFVLDSNRPVLEEEIIFLKEILRFTPHIFFIQTKIDIHKDTWEEVLKDNEKRLNEQIGDQLSTTPRVWPISNKHLLTAAQSEGEKRTNHYVKISRFDELKNELNRFLFFVSGIAKTSETLACLNVYGNEVFSVITGRYKTIQTGNRNSMADKIEELKEKQKALQEQWDQDGASLKKSDAGVKEMLSIARRAFEQEFGKAGNVYKNIQEELEAIKKIGKLKKYTENLFTHLSEKYMNVMLELNASIFKELETEYMNISIQLRKYAPYPEDFSGDFSKHFKKMLEKHLPVMGGGRPTTTWIKTIYKVTVKAMTTTVFQLPGKIQNFLLGFAEKENQLIKIRKEILSNALSILIDIHAQLKFVDFKSGKRKDAITMYFDDLSREWSTWIKKMIEGRTKELDEELKRLNKQMDMEGEALKKELEKASCDVATWKSFIADTDGLLSKVDELGSILNNGAAS
- a CDS encoding Hsp70 family protein gives rise to the protein MNHIGLDWGTNYISVGFQPPGKKEPIAAKFRDNGKEKIPSLVYYSEYDTLVGEQVQSHLEQISRYLPEDRLKFHQGVVRSLKRNLNPSGAHMVPGKGLVSHLDIVRDTFAYVKKDIEAGCFEDKAVDKVTLTHPVVCTEAYKKMIETAALNSGFKEVELLEEPIAAAMGYASRGADVGRGILVYDFGGGTFDVAFVLKEEDHFRIPIPSMGDPMCGGDDLDIRLYEYWNRKAQEALGRPITDKPGEIDTGFLFRCRYQKETLSRIPKMEFIEYLPDINGSSDPTNNRLSLVLEQNTLNQMFGQLISRTVEITGTMLKKVEQAGYKVDTVILIGGASKWPLVKELLKEMLPVTPIETMDVDVAVAMGAAWKAAPEPCPMPKPQPKEDVEKVSPDPDTEFNDQGEQNSNPDQHVSGTNTDISVPLRIIWTLGKAYSIIGGVLEDGIKSLAFSPDGKLLASAKFPSGVDIWEVSTSHKLKHLVTPDHGIDFSPDGKYLATCGQYCRADLWRVSDWRNTHLPDAQLNRLLPTAY
- a CDS encoding nucleotide exchange factor GrpE, yielding MIDKLKQPVSGSRQPRGRRRNQDFSTDNDSDFDTENEENQYKGAKIVSPVDPDEQHMISKLENKKWVKLVDAICEFITEIDRHGGLDSEQPMIDAQMVINRLQEILIRNDVDVLDKKESFDNKKHESVPPGITPNGTSVDQISRFGFMIDNRVFLKAKVIVEK
- a CDS encoding Hsp70 family protein; the protein is MHHLGLDFGTNYISASYVNPASGRPEPVRFMDNGQEKMPALVYYSEQGVLVGQGVQSMLEQLSAFPPRERLQAQQAIVRSLKRGLNPSGTHIVPGKGAVSHVDVVTDIMAFVKQDVESGCFAGETVEKLTLTHPVVCTEAYKALLKTAAEKAGFKQVDLMEEPVAAAMGSASSGVDVGRGILVYDFGGGTFDVAFVMRDDNGQFHIPFSPLGDPWCGGDDLDMRLYEYWDREAQKQKGRSINGSAGELDAGFLLRCRRHKENISRIEKMTFTEYLPSQDGVSYSEENKLTMTLDRNIAKQLFMTDVGRTIDITKRMLSNVENAGHKVDTVILIGGSSRLPMVKELLKDSLPVNPLETMHVDVAVAMGAVCKAAPESQPVPNPQIKETQPLSSKNERESNPISEGSFYPIVDEAKCVGCEGCVEVCPAEVFEMIDNKSVPVNAEECMGCENCLIICEENAIALEGQLKPKNKPEPQTISKPPKEDGNAQEIEKKITRMLEAGGFKKATFIGNNIFSSYFTYQFRWKAPLLEIYSNYKICFFILKITEPPVNVNNIKDAADVLIKRRTSNKVNFVFNNIILLHEDMLIKQDIDDKLPAGLFNARTILKSITAIDTINKKVIQNKRFCGKSWTGTSVLKEVLNKLQTIIY
- a CDS encoding dynamin family protein, producing the protein MNSDNAPTPFETTMKAACRELKGLPWQTEARKTAELLTASLSHPCIVAVSGEVSAGKSTFINAFLGADIAVTGATATTATLTYYRYGAGEKHKTAICHWENGTQTQEDLEFITSLQGDDPETLKRSGAVQYIEVFFDHPNLQFVTIADTPGTESMIESHQEKADIIANRNYKKTEEVTQNADAVIYMTGFVPGKKAGNFIAGFNESGSGKANPMNAVGVMAKIDKNWNILQNRYDFCNDISQAIPAFNTVAPISALLQEAADKLQKGSRIEPLWTLVRNLPEPAFEELFMAAENFEEMDAEDLAEIADGLSEADVELTLKMIPSLNERRHLSQGIDWSVFQTACRLFRQEPSPDKALESLYLHSGVDAFRKVLDQHFFQRSKLLKAYRVMSDFHCYLDNLRKKRIYESKDEIAEKHRKGQRFLELLNHVPNSEPALFELIAFINDHFPATADTAPFKEQITKAIVHVEGALDELEACNADFNALNLLQGHRDFFTDAEINELECVLGRFGLEIEARLRHLEQADRNALEDRMLHWQGQSMFTTKDKTFIIEQVKVRYARMYTQLFN
- a CDS encoding WD40 repeat domain-containing protein: MECSLKIALFKCETRRISSFIEDENKIRESLAFSPDSTILAYSKSGESGEAIIFRGIYKDREHARLAGHDKKINSLAFSPDGRFLASAGSDKIIKLWDLVNWREKYHLTGHLKAVTSVCFSSDGQLLASGSKDKTVKLWDVASGKELGTLVGHAKGVLSVAFCPGTRMLASGCKDGTIKLWQ